Within Aspergillus oryzae RIB40 DNA, chromosome 2, the genomic segment ACGGCGAAAAGGATTCCGGTTAGACGCTCGAGGGTCATTCGAGGTCAGTTAACTCGGTATCCTTCCCACCTGACAGCCGGCTGCTGGTGTCCGGCTCTCAGGATGAGACTGTGTGGCTCTGGGATACGGCCACGAGCACGCTGGAAGAGACCTTGCACGGCGGACCGCCTCCAggtggattggttggttgaTGTCATTTACCCTGACCCCTCGCAGTGGAAGGTTGGTTTACCCAACTAGGCCAAAATAGCAATCCGTACGTTGTTGGTATTGGGTGGGTGTCGGGGCTGGTTGGATGaggtgaggaggaaagatGACTGGTCGCGGTGGTGGCTTGGTAGGAGTTTCGGGGTCAGGTTCCGCTTGGTCCACGAGTGTAGGAGCTATTGGTGCCGGGTGGGGTTTATATCGCAATCAGACCAGGGGGTGAATCCTGCGGGGAGAGAGCCTGGTGGTTGAGAACCCATCTTTTTTCAACCTGATGCGGTGTGACGAGGTCGTCGATCTTACGGGAGGGCGGAAACCGACCTATTCTGCTCAGGAATGTGCAAGTGGGTAAATCTACTAAGTTCGTGACTTCTTGGAGTCAAACTCATAAGGCCATGGTCAAGGAAAGTTGGATTCCTATACATAGGATTATGGGGTCATTACATACAGATGGAGTGGGTGGCCCCAAGTAGACATCATTCATCGCGCATTCATACCAGTGGAGCCCACCCAACCCCCATTCCTAGTTGTCATTACCCCAGCCCATATCTGATACCAGTCGCCCAATCCTTGTGGCTGGCCGGGATCGGCGGCTGGGTTCATTATACACCGCAAGCTCGCAGGAgacctccatcttcagcaatTGGACGATCTCATCGAACCGGTCCCCTGATGCCCGACCACGCCTGGAGAGACCTGGGGCAAGCACCAGCCTCACAGtcagctcctcatccgtCTGGTGGGATTCAGCAGCTTCCATCGCCATATGGTCCGGATCAAATGGGCATGGTAAACGAACATCACTGTTCCAGGTGATGCTGGCAACCTGCCGGTTCAGCTCCTGATCCAACTCCAGACTTTGGGTGAAGAGGTCTTGCAATCTGGCCTCAATCACGTCCTTTGGGGATAGCGATAACGACGCCAGATATTTGCTCAGAACTTTCACATTCATTGTCACAAATTGTTGCCGATCATCGTAGGGCTTATCCCCTTCAAATATCATGCTGTCGAGCACCAAATTACTCGTGTTCGCTCGCCACATACTACACCTGCGACGTGCGTCAGGAACGACGTCCTTGGCCTGATCATTGAGCGGATCTGTGGAGTGTGTACGTTagcttcatcttcaacaggTTCAGGGAGCACGGTGCGGACCAAGAATTCGGTACAAGTTGTACATACGAGCCCCTGCCTCCAGCGTGGCCCAACGAAACTGGTCAAATACTTTCCTCAGGAGAAAGGCCCACAGCAAGGCCCGAACCAGGCTGGAACGCAGGGTCACCGAGTGTATATACGCCTCAAAATCCGTCTTGGATATGCCTAAGTACTGTTGGAAAAAGTCATACTCGGCAGTCATCTTTCGGTCGCGAAGCTGGGGGTGACTAAAGTGCTGAGCGGCGAATCCGGTTATGGTGAACCGTAATTGCGCTACGTGTTGGAGCAAGTCATCATCCGTCATCTGGTTGTAGCCGTGGCCCTGGCGTAGATACCGGTTCAATTCATTCGCAGTCTCTAGCCAAGACTTGCGCAACTCGCGTGCCTCCTGCTCTTTCTGTCTCAGATCCATCTTGGTctgctgatgttgctgtctctcttcctcaagatcaTGTTTTGCCTGGGCCAGACTCGTAGCGAGAACATCGGCTGGAACAGCGGTCGAGGGCCGTGAAGTCTGGATGGAGACAGCATCCAAGGCAGATGAATACACTTCATCGTTCTTCCCTCTGCCAGGAGGCGCCGTGTCTGCTGGAGAACCCATCAAAGTGGTTTTACCACGCAAAGGGTCCTGTGGGGGAATGGCAGTGGACATGTTTCTGACTTGGCTGAGCGATAACAGTGATGGGGAGTGAAGGCTAAGCCTCTCAGCGAAGGAGCGACGGGATGGGACATGGCCTGGTTAGTAGTAGCAAGCGCCGTACCCGCAGAAATGGAAGGCAGGCCCCCGTGCAACGAAAAGAGGGGGGGAGCGAGAACACGTAGCTCGTATCAGGTATGGAAATGGCTGTATAGACCAGGACTGCCCATGGAGCATTTTTGGTCTAGTCGTACTTTCACTGCATGTTGAATCGATAGCTTGGAGTCCGGTGTCCAATTAGGAGAGGTCTTTTCAGCCCCGGACTCACGCCACGTCTAAGCACACCCAAATGTTCCAGGGCATCCAACCCCAGGCAATCAGTCCCAAGGCATCGCTGCGCCCCATGCAGTAAGAGCGTGTATATGCGAGCGGCGAACCTGCAAGTGTGCTGCGGTCAGATCCAAATTCAGGTCGAAGTATTTCGTATGGAAGATGCGGATGGTTCTAAAACCGGAATTAAATGGGTATCCGGGCCACGCCCAAAGGTGCTTCATATTCTGTCTTATACATGGTGgttttgttcctttttttgcCCCGACAGCGATTCTCTTAAGCTCCATTCCAAGCCTCACACCTATGCCATGCCGAGCTGGAAGACCTCATCGATCGCTGAAAGCGAGAGCGGCTTTCTGCGGAAAACCTCGGAGGTCCGCAACGAACGATGGGGCATGAAAGCGCTGGtgaacaagatcaagaagaagaagaaatacgatctggatgatttccttgttATTGGGATTGATTTTGGAACGACGTTCGTGCCGGCACCGGATTGGCCCCGGATCGATTCATGCTAATGGTCGTGTAGGTACTCCGGCGCAGCATGGGCGACAGTGGATGATTTCGAGAGAGATGAAATTAATCTGATCACCAGCTGGCCTAATCACGGGagggaggaagggaaagCGCCCACCGAGCTGTTCTACGAGGATGGGAAGGTGATGTGGGGATACGATATCCCAAGCGATGCGGACCCCGTGCGGTGGTTCAAgttgctgcttctgcgcgaggaagacatggcggaggagctgcGTCAGTCGGAATTTATTCTGCGTGGCCGCAAGATGATCCGAGAGACGGGCAAGTCGGCGATTGACTTAATTGCGGATTACCTCCGGGCGTTGTGGCAGCATACCCTAGACACCATCCACAAGGCACGTAGCAAGTCCGTCATCGCGGCCCTCACCTTCCAGGTGGTCATCACAGTGCCGGCGATCTGGAAAGACTATGCGCGCCAGGGCATGGAAGAGGCAGCAAGACGGGCTGGAATCCTCCAAGACCGTCCAGCGGGTCCCAccgtcctttcctttgcgCCGGAACCCGAGGCAGCGGCTCTGGCAACCCTCTGTGAGCGGGAGCGAGATATCGAGAGCGGTGACGTCTATGTCATTTGCGATGCGGGAGGCGGCACGGTGGTAAGTGGGCCGTAGTGGGAGTCGATGGGGCGTGGACTTGAACAGGACATGCTGATGGAAGATGCCCCGCGGCAGGATCTCATCACCTATCGGGTTGGAGACTTGGATCCGATCGAAATACACGAAGCCGTAATCGGAACGGGTAAGTGGCGGACTCCTCGCTGCATTGATTCCTGCCTCTAACAACGGATCGCTAACATACTGGGGCTAAGGGGGTCTCTGTGGTGGCATCTTTATCGACGAGGCCTTCGAGGCCATCTGTAGAGACCGCCTGGGCAGGCAGTGGAACAAGCTCAGCCAGACTGGTATCAAACACATCTTGAAAGAACAGTGGGAATATGGCATCAAGGCCAAATTCAAGCCGAAGAACACCGGTGAAGAGTTTCCTGTTGCTATTCCGGCCGAAGCCTTCCAGGGCTCCGACCTAAACGACCATTCTCGGAAACCATTCATCACGAATGGGCGAATTCACTTCTCCAGGTGCGTACCGTGTCCGGATTGGTGGACGTAATGGCTGATCCCTCCAGCTCGGATATCCAAAAGGCGTTCACCCCCATTTTCGCCGACATCGAGGGCCTCCTCAACGAGCAGATTGCCAAGTCCCGGAGTAAAAGCTTACCGGTCAAGGTGCGTAGTTATGGGCCACAGTTTGGATCGATGCTCATGATCACCAGAATATCATCCTGGTCGGCGGGCTTGGCTCCAGCCCCTACCTCTACGAACATTTATCGGAGAGGTACGAGCGAGACGGGATTGACATCATCCAATCCACCGGTATCAGACCGTACGCTTCTTCaatcttccctttcctctccgAGTAGTATGCTGATTCAATCGACATGTCCATCAGGCGCACGGCCATCTGTCGTGGAGCCATAGTGAAGGGGTTCCTAGACGGGCCCAGTGCGGCTATGACCGGCACCCCGGTTCTGAGCGTCGTATCAACAATTGCACGACAAAGCCTAGGCGTCGCATACTCGCCTCTCTTTGACGAATCTAGGCATCTTGAGAAGGATAGAAATTGGGATGGCGATGAAGGCGTCTGGAGGGCTAGCAACCAGATGATGTGGTATTTGCGAAAGGTTTGTCGTCGATGCGATCTTACCACGGTCCATATTGACGTTCAGTGCAGGGAGACGATGTTTTCAAGGCGGAGCCCGTCCGACACGAGTTTTACCGTACCTACGCAGATAAGACTGAGTTTACGGACTCCCTCACGGAGACCATTCTCCAGTGCGATGATGATAAACCGCCATCTAGGCGCAATTCGAGTGTCAAGGAACTATGCAAAATACGTATCAACCGACGCCACGTTTCCTTCAACTCCCTCGAAGATTACATGGGGAAGAATGGTCAACATCTGAAGAAATGGGTGTACGACATCGAGATGGTGCCTTCCGGAGCTTCTAACGAATTCGCAGTTATTtatcaaggaaaaagactGGGGTCCGAGAAGGCGGATATCGAGTTCCAGTGATTGAGGATCCGCAACCATGTCGGGGTCCTAAGCCCTAGTTAGGAGCGGCTTGTCCGTTCCCATGCGACTAACGCACCTATGTCCTAAGTGTCCTCCTACTGTAACTGACTTGATTGAAGTGTAGATAGTGGTTGACTAAGATACCTTTCTACCAATGGACCCCATTGCCACTTGCCTAGAAAAACTGCCCAGCGTTGAGGAGTCTTGTTTGAGGGCATTACACCGGATCTGACCGAGAGGGGAGATCAGATCGTTTTATATCAACGCTAGAACCCGCCCCCGCCCCAAACCCGAACCCACTCTATTCCTAAATAGCGCCTTTAGCTTTTAATATAGGAGATGCCTTACTAAATTAAGACAGTCATTCAGGCAAACGGGGGCCCTATGGAATACTTGATATACTACGGCGCTTTTTATTCTAGATAGATGATTTCTATGAAGCTGAATTCCTTCAATTTTATTGGATCCCTAAAAGCGGCAGAAAAATACGTAGCAAATTGACACAGGGATCAGCACGATATTTTCACACTCTGCCACAGTACCTTGTGAGCCCCCAGATCTCGTCCAGAGATCCTTTCAACCTACTCCATCCATATTTTACGAGCACTACATCAGCACCATTTCGCACGATTGGGCTAGATCGGAGAACTGAGAAATACAGTAATTATGCTCACCTTCATGTTTGTTCACCTATGTTCAGTATCTCCGTGCCGAGGAAAGATATGCAGCTGAACGTAACATCAAACATAAGCATTCCCCCTTTCTTCCACGGTTCTCATTCAGGATTTAGGTTCTGTCAGCCCCATAGCGTCATCTACTACGGTACAAATGTAGTTCTGTGCATCCCAGGGCAAGGCCTTTCCGGTATGGGATGGAGAGATAATCCTCGCCAATATCAGCAACAATCCGATCGCGCGCAGCGACGTCTGTGACAAGAGTTTCGCCGGATGTCATAATCCCGTAGCGTTTCGAAGATCGCGTTGAACCTCATCAGCCGTCTTATAGCGCTAATAGTCCGGCCCGGGGACGTGGTCGTATTAAGCTTGGAAGAGGCGGTCGTTGTCGAAGCCCCGGTGAGCTTAGCCAGGATTCTCCTTAGATCTCTTGCCCATGTTCGGGTACTATTCAGTATCTCCTGAAGGAAACCGGGCAGAAGTACTAGAAATATAGTTACGTTAATCGACCTCTATAGTAATAGATTTAGTGAACATAGGATCGTAGCgttctttatcttcttggtTAAGCATGAAAACATGGACTAAGTGTAGGAGTAGGGGTAGTCTATAAACAGTAAAGCTATCCTGCTAGCAAGAAGGACCTGGGGTAGTTAGTACTACTACCTAGATTACCAAGAAAAACGAGCCGGCTTGATAACCCAATAGTGTCACCGACACCAGTGTAAGGAAGCGAGAGGGAAGTCTGAGTTAATTGGTCTATCTAGAGAGAAcatgaagacgaagatagaGGacgaaaagcaagaaaggcaagGCCTATATGGACATGCCATAAAGAGACGCAAAGGATTGGTCCGGGAAAACACCAGAAGATCTGCAACATGCAACCCCACACGCAATCAATCGAGGTCTATGCAGAGGACGGAAGCACCAAACGACCAAGTGGTCGAGGTCAAGGGCGATCGAGTCATCACAGCCATCGTAGCCTTTGTCCTGGGACATCATGAATTAAACCACATTTTGGCCAGTCGTACTGCAGGATCCTAATCCACATCTAAGTCGTACCTCCATGGGCTCACATTAACATTCAACACGTTGCAGTCCCAGTAAAATGCGACACGGCCCTGACGGCCGTTTTTGAAGGCCCAGATTGCGTCAACCAATGTTAAAGTACCAAGAATCGTATATCCAAGAGATCCCACGCTTATACCACCGGCAATCCCATAATCATATAGAGCTAGttttttttctccatttTCGAATACTTCCCCCTTTAATCATATATCAACGGGCATATGCCGATGACAAATATCATATGAAGCGCAGTCAAGGAAAGGCCCAACCAGGTACCAAGGAAATTCATGTAATCCTGCATGCATTGACGAGGAAAATGTAAAGATGTAGGATCCGAAAAGCGTCTGTTCGGAGGAGATTTGCTCTACTGAGCATGTCGAAGCTCCAGGTGCATCCATGACGAGACAGCGTGGGTTGAACAACTCGTATCGGTGATGGAACCAAGCGCCAAAGGCGTTTTTAGTGATGTCAATGGAGTCAATGTTGTCACGACGAGCcaaagaagggggagggaaaaacCAGACTAGAAGGCATTTACTCCGTTGAGACGCTTTAGATAGCCTCGCTGGAGGTTTAGACGGTGGCTTCCCGACGACGAGGCAACCCCTGTGGGTCTAATCGTCAGCGTTGGCTTTGCTGGTCTTATGCGCCCATTGAACAAACGACGGCCTCCGGGCTGATGATTGGCTCTGCCCACCGCACCTTTTTACTCCCGGACTAACCCTGTATGTAGAAGGCTTCCTGGCTGCTACTTCCAAACACCTTCAGCCACGCAACGCCTTCTTCGGATAGACAACTGGGGAACATCTTTCCC encodes:
- a CDS encoding uncharacterized protein (predicted protein), with product MRAANLQVCCGQIQIQVEVFRMEDADGSKTGIKWVSGPRPKVLHILSYTWWFCSFFCPDSDSLKLHSKPHTYAMPSWKTSSIAESESGFLRKTSEVRNERWGMKALVNKIKKKKKYDLDDFLVIGIDFGTTFVPAPDWPRIDSC
- a CDS encoding uncharacterized protein (predicted protein), with amino-acid sequence MSTAIPPQDPLRGKTTLMGSPADTAPPGRGKNDEVYSSALDAVSIQTSRPSTAVPADVLATSLAQAKHDLEEERQQHQQTKMDLRQKEQEARELRKSWLETANELNRYLRQGHGYNQMTDDDLLQHVAQLRFTITGFAAQHFSHPQLRDRKMTADLVRALLWAFLLRKVFDQFRWATLEAGAHPLNDQAKDVVPDARRRCSMWRANTSNLVLDSMIFEGDKPYDDRQQFVTMNVKVLSKYLASLSLSPKDVIEARLQDLFTQSLELDQELNRQVASITWNSDTDEELTVRLVLAPGLSRRGRASGDRFDEIVQLLKMEVSCELAVYNEPSRRSRPATRIGRLVSDMGWGNDN
- a CDS encoding Hsp70 family protein (predicted protein), giving the protein MAEELRQSEFILRGRKMIRETGKSAIDLIADYLRALWQHTLDTIHKARSKSVIAALTFQVVITVPAIWKDYARQGMEEAARRAGILQDRPAGPTVLSFAPEPEAAALATLCERERDIESGDVYVICDAGGGTVVRTVSGLVDVMADPSSSDIQKAFTPIFADIEGLLNEQIAKSRSKSLPVKVRSYGPQFGSMLMITRISSWSAGLAPAPTSTNIYRRGTSETGLTSSNPPVSDRVAYSPLFDESRHLEKDRNWDGDEGVWRASNQMMWYLRKIVVD